DNA sequence from the Pedobacter sp. W3I1 genome:
TTGGTACAAACAACCGATTTGGTTATTTCCCTTCAGCCTCAATAGGCTGGGTGCCTACAAAAGAGGGTTTTTGGAGAGAAAACAATATCGTTAATTTCTTAAAATTACGCGGTAGCTATGGAATTACAGGAAACGATGCCATTGGCGATTTCAGTTACGTATCATTGGTGAATAGCGGACGTAATTATACTTTTGGCACTACAGATGTAAGTACCATAGGATGGAGTCCGGCCGCCTTATCAAACCCTGATTTGAAATGGGAAGAAACCCGCCAAACCGATATTGGTTTAGATGCTACATTGTTTAAGGATTTTACGCTTAGTGCTTCATATTTCAAAAAGAAAACTGTTGGCGTACTGCAAACACCTTCTATACCACTTTATTTAGGGGCAGCTGGTGGTGCCGCTGAAAATGTTGGTGATATGCAGAACACCGGTATAGAGTTCGAAATAGGTTACAGAAAAAAAATCGGAGAACTTAATTTAGGTATTAACGCTAATGTCTCAACCCTGAAAAATAAAGTAACCAAGCTATTGCCTGGAAGAGAGTTTATTGAAGATAATGCACAGAGCTTTCAAGGCATGGGTAACTTTACCCGTACCGCACTTGGACGTGCATTTAATGAGTTTTATGGATATGAAGTGGCTGGTATTTTCCAGTCGCAAGCAGAAATTAATGCTTACAAAGGACCAGGTGGTACGGTATTACAACCTGCTGCGAAACCCGGAGATATTAAATTTGCCAACTTAGATGGAAATGAAACTATAAATGGTAGTGACCGTACTTATTTAGGTAGCCCGCTTCCCAAATATACCTACGGTATTACCATCAATCTGGCATATAAAAACTTTGATTTTGTTGCCTTCGGAAACGGTGTGGGTGGGAATATGATCTTCCAGGGATTGAGACGTTTGGATGTAACTTATGGTAACTGGCAACAATCAATTCTTGATAGATGGACACCTACAAATACATCAACTAATGTTCCCCGTGTTGCAGATAAGGATCTTAACGGAAACTATACCAAGTTCTCTAAAAATTATCTGGAAAAAGGAGATTACTTCCGTTTAAAAACCCTTCAGGTAGGTTACAACCTTCCAGGTAATGTGATTAAAAAAATTGGAGCACAAAAAGTTCGGGTATACCTGATGAGTGAAAACCTTTGGACCATTACAAAATACACAGGTTACGATCCTGAAATCGGTGGAACTGTATTGGGTATAGATAGGGGGATTTATCCACAAGCCCGTTCGTTTATGGTAGGTTTAAATGTTGGATTCTAAAAAAAATTAAAATGAAAAAGAATATTTTAGCTATTGCAGCGCTTTTAACCGCTTCTCAACTAATAGTTTCTTGTCAAAAACAACTGGATGTAAATCCACGCGAACGTATTTTGGAGACAAGTTATTATCAAACCCCGCAGCAGGCTTTTACTGGTTTAGTAGCTGTTTACGATCAACTGGGTAATCAGTCTAGTGGGTACCTCACAAAACTTAATTTATTTAGCTCAGCATCAGATGATCATTACGCCGGTGCCGATTCTCCATCAGATTTAGGAGATTTGCAAGCAATGAATAATTATACTGTAAACTCATTATCAGGTGGCCCAAGTTATTTATGGAGTAAGGGTTTTACCGGTGTTTACCGTGCAAATGTTTTATTAAAAAAAATAGAAGGTATTACAATGGATGCTTCAACCAAGGCAAGGTACATTGCCGAGGCTAAAGCATTGCGTGCTATATTTTATTTTGATTTAGTGCGCATCTTCAAAAATATACCATTAATCTTAGCGCCTATAGAGCCGTCTGGTATGTTCGATGTTACACAGGTTGCCCCTGCAGATGTTTATAAACAAATAGAAACAGATTTAGCAGAAGCATTGCCTGCTCTTCCTGTAACTATTCCTACCGCTGATGCAGGGCGTTTGAGTCAGGGTGCAGTTCATGCAGTTTTAGGTAAGGTTTACCTGTGGGAAGAAAAATGGGGGCCAGCAGCTGCAGAGTTTGCATTGGTTAACGGTACGGCTCCTGGTGCAAGTACCTATGGCTATAAACTACTTCCAAATTTTGCCGATTTATGGAATGTTAAGAACAAATTCAATTCAGAATCTATTTTGGAACTCAGCTATAATACTACCTCTAACATGGGCTGGGGTAACGTTGGAAGCCGTGAAGGTAACGTAATGGGCATTTTGGTAGGACCTCGTAATTATGTCCCTGTAATTGCTGCGCAAGCACCAGACTACGTTTCGGGCTGGAGTGTTATGCCAATAACCAAAGAATTATTTGACTTAATTCACTACGATCCGCGTAATAAACCTACGGTTGCCAACTTAGATAGCTTGGAAAAGGCAGGAATTGTAACCTATAAACATGCCAATGATAATACCGGATATTTTGTGGAGAAATATGCTGGAAGAGTTTCTACCAAAGCAGCTGTCGGCCAGTTGGAATTAAACTTTGGTCAGAATATGTACGAAATCCGTTTAGCTGATACCTATTTAATGGAAGCGGAAGCATTATTAAAAAGCGGTGCTGCAGTTGGTGCAGGTACCAGGGCTTATATTTTCCTCAATGCCGTAAGAGCCCGTGTAGGTTTAAATCCTGTTGCCGTAACAATGGATAATATAATGAAAGAAAGACGTTTGGAATTGGTAGCTGAAGGACAAAGATGGTTTGATTTAGTTAGATGGGGACTTGCCCCAACTAAACTGGCTTTTAAAGGATTTCAGGCAAATAAAAACGAAATCTTACCGATACCACAAGCTGAGCTAAACAACACCAAAATTCTCCAGAGCAAAGAATGGGGCGGTTCAAAATAATTGCTCGTCTTTTAAATACGCTTAAAGTTTAATTGTTAGCAGGGAGAAAGCGAAATCTTTCTTCCTGTTTTTTTAATCTGCTCATCTTTTACCTATGCTTTCTACCATATTCCTTCGCCTTTTTATCACTGGTGTTTTTACCTGTTCCGCATTTGCTGTTATTGCCCAAAACCAGGCAGAAGTTTGGCTTACCAAAGCAGATCGCTCTGTTTTATTTACCAAACAGGCAAGTAAATTAAGTTTTACTGCAGCTAAAAATAATTGGCCAACCATTACCATAAACGATAAAGAAACTTATCAAACTATTGATGGCTTCGGTTATGCCTTAACGGGTGGAAGTGCGCAACATATTATTAAAATGTCGGCACCGGCCAGAGCTGCCTTACTAAAAGAATTATTTGCTACCGATGGAAACAACATTGGGGTAAGTTACATCAGACTAAGCATTGGCGCTTCTGATTTGAATGAAAAAGTATTTTCATACAACGATCTTCCCGAAGGACAAACTGATTTAACGCAGGCCAAATTTGATTTAGGCCCGGATAAAGTGGATGTAATTCCGGTAATGAAGGAAATCCTTGCGATAAACCCAAAGCTCAAAATTATGGGTTCGCCATGGTCTCCCCCCTTATGGATGAAAACCACTTACGATGCCCGCGGTGGGATGTTAAAACCCAAGTATTACGATGCTTACGCCAAATACTTTGTGCGGTATGTACAGGAAATGCAAAAAGAGGGGATTCCTATCGATGCGATTACCGTTCAAAATGAACCTTTGCATCCAGGTAATAACCCTAGTTTGCTCATGGTTGCACCAGATCAGGCACTTTTTGTAAAGAAATTCTTAGGTCCTGCATTTGCCAAAGCCAATATCAAAACCAAAATTATTATTTACGATCATAATGCCGATCGGCCAGATTACCCGATTAGCATTTTAGATGATCCTGAAGCCAAAAAATATATCGATGGCTCTGCTTTTCACTTGTATGGAGGAAAGATTGAAGCATTAAATGATGTGCACAATGCCCATCCTGATAAGAATATTTACTTTTCGGAACAAATGGTAGTTGAGCAGCCAGATGCGGCAGATATTAACATTGTGAATCCGGTAAAGCGCTTAATTATCGGGGCTACCCGTAACTGGAGCAAAAATGTACTGGAATGGAATTTGGCTGCCGATCCAGAAAATAAACCTTATACCGATAGAGGAGGCTGTTCGATGTGCCAGGGTGCGGTTACTATTGATAAAGATACTTATAGCAGAAACCTGGCTTACTATTCCATTGCGCACGCTTCTAAGTTTGTTAGGCCGGGTGCTATCCGCATTGCCACGAACGATTTGACCGATCTGCCAAATGTTGCCTTTAAAACACCCAATGGGAAACATGTTTTAATTGTAGCCAACAATGGGAAGAGCGCCAATACATTTAACATTGGTTTTAATGGCAAAACACTCGTAGCAATACTCGATAAAGGATCTGTAGCTACTTATATCTGGTAATTATCTAAAACCTAACCTTATTTTTATGTCTTTCACAAAATCGATATTATATATTTTTCTGTTTAGTACCATTTCGTTTACAGGGTTTAGTCAGGGGTTTCTAAAAGCCGACGGTAAAAAAATAGTGAACCAAAAAGGAGAGAATGTTTTACTTCGTGGTTTTGGTTTAGGTGGCTGGATGCTGCAGGAAGGTTATATGCTTAAAATCAATAAAGAGGCACAACAATACCGAATTCGTGAGCGCATAGAAGAATTGATGGGGCCAAAACAGACCCAGGAGTTTTACAATGCCTGGTTAGCCAACCACATGCGCAAAATCGATGTCGATTCGATGAAACGCTGGGGTTTTAATTCCATCCGCCTGCCCATGCACTACAATTTATACACTTTACCAGTAGATAAAGAGCCTGTTGCCGGCAAAAATACCTGGCTGGAAAAGGGCTTTGCTTTAACTGATAGCCTGTTATCCTGGTGTAAGGCCAATAAAATGTACCTGATTTTAGATTTGCATGCTGCACCTGGCGGACAAGGGAACGATTTAAACATCGCCGACCGCGATCCATCAAAACCGTATTTATGGGATAGTGAGGCCAACCAGGAGAAAACCATAGCACTTTGGAAAAAACTGGCCGAGCGCTATAAAGATGAGCCTTACATTGGTGCATACGATATTTTGAACGAGCCCAATTATGGTTTCACAAACCCTGAAGGGGATAAAAACGGAACGAAAGAAAAAGTTAATGCGCCTTTGCGTAAGTTAATGATCGAAATTACCAAAGCCATCCGCGAGGTTGATCAAAAGCACATTATTGTTATCGAAGGTAATGGTTGGGGCAATAATTACAATGGCATTTTTCCACTTTGGGATAAAAATATGGTATTGAGTTACCACAAATATTGGAATTATAACGATCAGGCTTCAATTGCACACATGATCAAAGCCAGAGACGAACAAAATGTTCCGGTTTGGCTCGGCGAAACCGGCGAAAATTCGAATGTTTGGTTTACTGATGCCATCCACCTTTTAGAAAAAAACAATATCGGCTGGGCCTGGTGGCCATTGAAAAAGATAGGAGCCAATAATCCAATGGAAATTAAATCGAATCCCAATTATGATGCTTTTGTAAAGTACCTTAACAATGGTGGCAATAAACCCAAAGACAGTAATGTATACAGCGGTTTAATGGAGCTGGCCATTTATTCGAGATTAGAAAATACCATCATTCACCGCGATGTGATTGATGCCATGATTCGTCAGCCCTTTAGTAAAGAAACCAAACCTTTTAAGGCCAATTTAATTAAAGATAAAAGTATGGTGTATGCGGTAGATTACGATCTCGGTAAAAACGGTTTTGCTTATTTCGATACCGATACTGCCGATTACCATACCTCAACAGGAAAACGAAGTGCAGGCAACCGCGGCCATATTTACAGAAATGATGGTGTAGATATTACAAAAGATTCTGCACAGTACGAAAAGTATTATGTAAATCATATCGAAAAAGGCGAGTGGTTGCAATACACCATCAATGTGTCGCAAAAAGGAACTTATACTTTAAAAATAAATGCGGCAGCCGATAATGCCGAAGGCAGGATTAACATCGCTGTTGATGGTAAACAGATCGCTCAGGATGTTATTATTCCGAATACTGGAGACAGCAAAAAGTTTGCAACCTTTGAGGTGAAAAAACTTGCTTTAAAAGCAGGCAGACAAAAAATTAAGATTTTAACAGCCGTTGGAGGTTATAATTTTGGCTATATTCAATTCGTGAAATAAAAACAAAACATCATCTTGAAAGGCGCAAAACGTATCCTGTTTATTTTAGGGGCAATTATCGTTGCAATCATTATCCTTTCGAGATGTATGCATGCGACCGATCAATTGCCCACCGATGCTAGGGGTGAGGCCTATACAGGGGCGGCTACCTGTGTTAAATGCCATAAAGATTTATCACAGTCTTATGCACATAGCCCGCACGGACTTACCTCTAAACCTGTGGTAGATGCACAATTGTTAAAGATTTTTGCGCCCGATTCGAACAGTTTTTTGTTCAACGCACACCAGAAAGTGACGATTGAAAAAAGAGATAGTGGTATTTTTCAGGTGGCTTATCAGGATGGCAAAGCAGTTCGTTCCCAGAAATTCGATTTCCAATTCGGCTCTGGTGAAAAGGCTTTTACTTATGCTTACTGGAAGGGAAAGAAACTGTATGAATTGCCTTTGTCATATTTTTCCACCATTCAGAATTGGGCCATTAGTCCTGGTTTTCCGAAAGAAAGTTTTTATTATGACCGGGCGATAACCAGCCGCTGCCTGGAGTGCCATGCCTCTTATGTAGATATTAAACTCACTCAAAAATCTACTTTTTCAAAGGATGAAGAGATGGAGAAAGGTTCTGTTATTTACGGAATCGATTGCGAGCGCTGCCATGGGCCTGGTAAACAGCATGTTGTTTTTCATATGGAAAACCCTGAAGAAAAGACTGCAAAATTTATAACACTTTATAAAACACTTACCCGGAAACAAAAGATGGATGCCTGCGGGGTATGCCACTCCGGAAATACCTTAGTTACCCAAAAATCGGTATTTGGTTTCGAACCTGGCGATAACTTAGATGATTACTATACACAGGATTTTGTAGGTTTTGGCGGTGGCAACCCAGATGTTCATGGTAACCAAACCAGTATGTTAACCGGATCGAATTGTTATCGGAAAAGCGAAACCATGACCTGCCAATCGTGCCACAATACGCACGAAAGTATTAAAGGCAACTTAGCGATTTACTCGCAGCGCTGCATCAATTGCCACAAAAGCACCAATCATAGCAAAGCCACTTTAGCGAAAGGATCGCTCAGCACCAATTGTATCGACTGCCATATGCCTAAAGAATCTTCAAAATTGATCACCTTTCAGCAGGCGGGTAAAGATCATTTAAGCCCTTATATGTTGCGCTCACACCATATTGCCGTTTATCCCGTTATTAAGTAAATAAACCAGGTTGTACGAACAAGTTCGCAGTTATCTGTTAAAAGGCCTGGAATTCGTACATTTGGTTTCGACCTTAAAAAATTAGATAGTAGCCAATATGCTCATAAAACACTACTTAGCTTTATTCTCCCTCCTTTTTCTTTCCACCTCTATTTTTGCTCAAAAGAAATTTACCCTTAGCGGCACCATTCGCGATGCAGCTACAGGCGAAACCTTAATTGGTGCAACGATAAGGATTACCGGCGCATCTACCGCTGCAACCTTAACCAATAATTATGGTTATTTTGCTTTAACACAGGCCGAAGGAACCTACACTGTGGCGGTGAGTTATACCGGTTATGTATCCATTGTTAAAACTATTAATTTAACAAAAGATACCAAGTTAAATGAGGAATTAAAAAGTGCAAACGATTTGGACGAAGTAACGGTAAGTGCCAATAACCGTAAAAACGAAAACGTTAAAAGTGCGCAAATGGGACTGGAAAGGATCGATATGAAATCGCTTAATTCTATCCCGGTGCTGCTTGGCGAAAAGGATATCTTAAAAACCATTCAGTTGTTGCCAGGCGTAAAATCTGGTGGTGAAGGGAATACAGGTTTTTATGTTCGTGGTGGTGCTGCCGATCAGAATTTAATTATTTTGGATGAGGCAGTAGTATACAACTCATCGCACTTACTTGGCTTTTTCTCTACTTTTAATGCCGATGCAATTAAGGATGTAAGTTTATACAAAGGTGGCATGCCTGCACAGTATGGAGGCCGTTTATCATCAGTTTTAGATGTTAAAATGGATGACGGCAACAATAAAGAGTTTAAGTTTCAGGGTGGCATTGGTTTAATCGCTTCGCGTTTAAAAGCAGAAGGGCCGATTGTAAAAGACAGGGGCTCGTTTATGGTGAGTTTCCGTAGAACCTATATCGATCTGTTTTTAAGGGCTTCGCCAGATTCATCTGTTAATGGTAGTACCTTAAATTTTTATGATATTAATGCAAAGGCGAATTATAAAATCAATGATAAAAATACCATTTACATTTCCGGCTATTTCGGCAAGGATAATATAGGTGTTAAAGACCTGTTTGAGAACAACTGGGGTAATGTAACCACCACCATCCGCTTAAACCATATTTTTAGCGATCGTTTGTTTTCAAATACCTCGTTAATTTACAACAACTATAATTATACCGTTCGCTTATTAAATGATGCGACCAACTTTAAAGCCACCTCATTGGTACGTGATTTTAACTTTAAAGAAGATTTTCAGTATTTCAGCAATAAACATACACTCCGTTTTGGGGTAAATGCCACACAGCACCGTATCTCACCAATTGATATCGATAGCGATGAAGCATCGCAGGTAAATTCGCTTACACAAGAAAGACGTTACGGGATTGAATCGGCTGCTTATATTTCTGATGAATGGGCGGTAAACGAACATTTAAACTTTTTATATGGCGTGCGTTTGGCGGCTTTTTCTTTAATGGGGCCTGGTAATTTTAGCACCTATGATGCTGATGGAAATATCGTATCAACTGAAAATGTAGCTAAGGGTAAATTTCATAAAAATTACTTTAACCTCGAGCCGCGTTTTTCGGTGAGTTATCTGTTTAACGAAGAGAATTCGATCAAGGCTTCTTACAACCGCAATACACAGAACGTACATATTTT
Encoded proteins:
- a CDS encoding RagB/SusD family nutrient uptake outer membrane protein; this translates as MKKNILAIAALLTASQLIVSCQKQLDVNPRERILETSYYQTPQQAFTGLVAVYDQLGNQSSGYLTKLNLFSSASDDHYAGADSPSDLGDLQAMNNYTVNSLSGGPSYLWSKGFTGVYRANVLLKKIEGITMDASTKARYIAEAKALRAIFYFDLVRIFKNIPLILAPIEPSGMFDVTQVAPADVYKQIETDLAEALPALPVTIPTADAGRLSQGAVHAVLGKVYLWEEKWGPAAAEFALVNGTAPGASTYGYKLLPNFADLWNVKNKFNSESILELSYNTTSNMGWGNVGSREGNVMGILVGPRNYVPVIAAQAPDYVSGWSVMPITKELFDLIHYDPRNKPTVANLDSLEKAGIVTYKHANDNTGYFVEKYAGRVSTKAAVGQLELNFGQNMYEIRLADTYLMEAEALLKSGAAVGAGTRAYIFLNAVRARVGLNPVAVTMDNIMKERRLELVAEGQRWFDLVRWGLAPTKLAFKGFQANKNEILPIPQAELNNTKILQSKEWGGSK
- a CDS encoding glycoside hydrolase family 30 beta sandwich domain-containing protein, which codes for MLSTIFLRLFITGVFTCSAFAVIAQNQAEVWLTKADRSVLFTKQASKLSFTAAKNNWPTITINDKETYQTIDGFGYALTGGSAQHIIKMSAPARAALLKELFATDGNNIGVSYIRLSIGASDLNEKVFSYNDLPEGQTDLTQAKFDLGPDKVDVIPVMKEILAINPKLKIMGSPWSPPLWMKTTYDARGGMLKPKYYDAYAKYFVRYVQEMQKEGIPIDAITVQNEPLHPGNNPSLLMVAPDQALFVKKFLGPAFAKANIKTKIIIYDHNADRPDYPISILDDPEAKKYIDGSAFHLYGGKIEALNDVHNAHPDKNIYFSEQMVVEQPDAADINIVNPVKRLIIGATRNWSKNVLEWNLAADPENKPYTDRGGCSMCQGAVTIDKDTYSRNLAYYSIAHASKFVRPGAIRIATNDLTDLPNVAFKTPNGKHVLIVANNGKSANTFNIGFNGKTLVAILDKGSVATYIW
- a CDS encoding cellulase family glycosylhydrolase, which encodes MSFTKSILYIFLFSTISFTGFSQGFLKADGKKIVNQKGENVLLRGFGLGGWMLQEGYMLKINKEAQQYRIRERIEELMGPKQTQEFYNAWLANHMRKIDVDSMKRWGFNSIRLPMHYNLYTLPVDKEPVAGKNTWLEKGFALTDSLLSWCKANKMYLILDLHAAPGGQGNDLNIADRDPSKPYLWDSEANQEKTIALWKKLAERYKDEPYIGAYDILNEPNYGFTNPEGDKNGTKEKVNAPLRKLMIEITKAIREVDQKHIIVIEGNGWGNNYNGIFPLWDKNMVLSYHKYWNYNDQASIAHMIKARDEQNVPVWLGETGENSNVWFTDAIHLLEKNNIGWAWWPLKKIGANNPMEIKSNPNYDAFVKYLNNGGNKPKDSNVYSGLMELAIYSRLENTIIHRDVIDAMIRQPFSKETKPFKANLIKDKSMVYAVDYDLGKNGFAYFDTDTADYHTSTGKRSAGNRGHIYRNDGVDITKDSAQYEKYYVNHIEKGEWLQYTINVSQKGTYTLKINAAADNAEGRINIAVDGKQIAQDVIIPNTGDSKKFATFEVKKLALKAGRQKIKILTAVGGYNFGYIQFVK
- a CDS encoding multiheme c-type cytochrome, giving the protein MKGAKRILFILGAIIVAIIILSRCMHATDQLPTDARGEAYTGAATCVKCHKDLSQSYAHSPHGLTSKPVVDAQLLKIFAPDSNSFLFNAHQKVTIEKRDSGIFQVAYQDGKAVRSQKFDFQFGSGEKAFTYAYWKGKKLYELPLSYFSTIQNWAISPGFPKESFYYDRAITSRCLECHASYVDIKLTQKSTFSKDEEMEKGSVIYGIDCERCHGPGKQHVVFHMENPEEKTAKFITLYKTLTRKQKMDACGVCHSGNTLVTQKSVFGFEPGDNLDDYYTQDFVGFGGGNPDVHGNQTSMLTGSNCYRKSETMTCQSCHNTHESIKGNLAIYSQRCINCHKSTNHSKATLAKGSLSTNCIDCHMPKESSKLITFQQAGKDHLSPYMLRSHHIAVYPVIK
- a CDS encoding TonB-dependent receptor is translated as MLIKHYLALFSLLFLSTSIFAQKKFTLSGTIRDAATGETLIGATIRITGASTAATLTNNYGYFALTQAEGTYTVAVSYTGYVSIVKTINLTKDTKLNEELKSANDLDEVTVSANNRKNENVKSAQMGLERIDMKSLNSIPVLLGEKDILKTIQLLPGVKSGGEGNTGFYVRGGAADQNLIILDEAVVYNSSHLLGFFSTFNADAIKDVSLYKGGMPAQYGGRLSSVLDVKMDDGNNKEFKFQGGIGLIASRLKAEGPIVKDRGSFMVSFRRTYIDLFLRASPDSSVNGSTLNFYDINAKANYKINDKNTIYISGYFGKDNIGVKDLFENNWGNVTTTIRLNHIFSDRLFSNTSLIYNNYNYTVRLLNDATNFKATSLVRDFNFKEDFQYFSNKHTLRFGVNATQHRISPIDIDSDEASQVNSLTQERRYGIESAAYISDEWAVNEHLNFLYGVRLAAFSLMGPGNFSTYDADGNIVSTENVAKGKFHKNYFNLEPRFSVSYLFNEENSIKASYNRNTQNVHILTNATSSSPTDQYVLSSNNIKPEIADQIALGYFKNIQDNNYELSGEVYYKWLQNQIDYKNAAELLANSNVESELLYGVGRAYGMELFFKKKFGKLNGWVGYTLSRTERKFTELNDGKYFPARQDRTHDISVVGIYNMTKRWTFSSSFIYSTGNAVTYPAGKYSVGGQMAYYYTQRNAGRMPYNMRLDVSATLEGKVGKKYQSSWNFGIYNLLARKNPYAIEFITDPDHPGKTAAQQTSLFGLIPSITWNFKF